From the genome of Desulfovibrio sp. JY:
TATGATGATCGGCTAGGCGTCGCCATGTCGCTTTTTCGTGGAGGAAAAATGGCCCAGGATCAGGTATGCATCATCGGGCTCGGCAAGTTCGGCTTTCATATGGGCCGCTGTCTGGTGGAGCTCGGCCGGCCGGTGATCGGCGTGGACGGCAATCCCGAGAAGGTCAAAAACGCCCAGAACATCTTCACCCAGGTCTACCAGCTCGACGCCAAGGACAAGCGGGCCCTGGCCCAGATCCATGTGGAGGAGATGTCCCACGTCGTTGTTTCCGTGGGCCATTCCATGGAGGCGAGCATCCTCATCTCGCTCTACCTCAAGGAACTCGGCGTGCCCCAGGTCTGGGTCAAGGCCGTGTCCACGGACCATGAGAAGCTGCTCATGAAAATCGGCGTGGATACGGTCTTTATTCCCGAGCGTTTCGCGGCCAAGAACATGGCCCATCAGCTGGCGAGTCCGGGGTTGATTGAATACCTGCCCATGGACAAGAACGTGGCCATAAAAGAGATCGGCATCGACGACTGGGCCGGTCGGACCTTGCGCCAGCTCGACCTGACCAACAAACATCAGGTACAGGTCATTGCCTGGAAGCGGGCGCAGGCCGAGCACTATTCCTTTATCCCCAAGGCCGACGAGCCGCTTGGGAGCGGCGACAAGCTGGTGCTGGTGGGCCGCGAGGACAGGCTCGCCAAGCTGCGGCCGTAAGTGTTGTGTCTTTTTAATCCATCATTTAAATATATTACCTTCGAAATCCGCGGATGCGCATTTCGAGGACACGACACGAAGGGTGCCCGGAGGGGTTATGCGTTTTGTCGATGAAGCCTGGATTATCGTTCGCTCGGGCAAGGGCGGACGCGGCGCGGTGTCGTTTCGCCGCGAGAAGTTCATTCCCCGGGGCGGCCCGGACGGCGGGGACG
Proteins encoded in this window:
- a CDS encoding TrkA family potassium uptake protein, producing MAQDQVCIIGLGKFGFHMGRCLVELGRPVIGVDGNPEKVKNAQNIFTQVYQLDAKDKRALAQIHVEEMSHVVVSVGHSMEASILISLYLKELGVPQVWVKAVSTDHEKLLMKIGVDTVFIPERFAAKNMAHQLASPGLIEYLPMDKNVAIKEIGIDDWAGRTLRQLDLTNKHQVQVIAWKRAQAEHYSFIPKADEPLGSGDKLVLVGREDRLAKLRP